Proteins from a genomic interval of Clostridium scatologenes:
- a CDS encoding pyridoxamine 5'-phosphate oxidase family protein, producing MDEVLKFLTDNKIFYLATVNGDNPALRPFGFVMKHDNKLCFCTGNTKDVYKQLKANPKCQISATSPEGKWLRLNGKVVFNTTKEAQEAALNIMPMLKNIYKVGDGIFEIFYIDEAEATFYDMMTVSHTVKF from the coding sequence ATGGATGAAGTTTTAAAGTTTTTAACTGACAACAAAATTTTTTATCTTGCTACTGTAAATGGAGATAATCCAGCATTACGTCCTTTTGGATTTGTAATGAAACATGATAATAAGCTGTGTTTTTGCACTGGCAATACAAAAGATGTATACAAACAATTAAAGGCTAACCCAAAATGTCAAATCAGTGCAACTTCTCCAGAAGGAAAGTGGCTTAGATTAAATGGAAAGGTAGTTTTTAATACAACAAAAGAAGCACAAGAAGCTGCCTTAAATATTATGCCTATGCTAAAAAATATATATAAAGTAGGAGATGGAATTTTCGAAATATTCTACATAGATGAAGCTGAGGCAACTTTTTACGATATGATGACTGTTTCTCATACCGTTAAATTTTAA
- a CDS encoding glycosyl hydrolase family 18 protein: protein MKKRLFWIVPIVLIILLTPIIYKSVNSKEAGYKENRSLAKEDFKIFGSSVNSLSAWVVYWDLSSDKEIKALNNKLKNVSYFSANFDLNSKLVMPKELINYYSETKSFNYNKYITIVNDKAKGDGSYSLKDISLLKNLLGNETSRSRHIEDIVNLAVKYGFNGIEIDYEQIKNDMGLWNNYILFINELYQKAESKGLKLRVVLETNTPFDKLNFTKGPTYVLMCYNLHGSFSKPGGKADDKFIRSSIEKMRKVPGKKDFAIATGGFNWSSNGKTTSVTEEQANDILKKYKAKVQRDNDSKCLYFSYIDENNLKHEIWYADKMTLNSWMKVISEKGYDVSIWRLGGNLF from the coding sequence ATGAAAAAAAGGTTGTTTTGGATTGTACCTATAGTATTAATAATATTATTAACACCAATTATATATAAGAGTGTTAATTCAAAAGAGGCTGGTTATAAGGAAAATAGATCACTAGCAAAGGAAGATTTTAAAATATTTGGTAGTTCTGTAAATAGTCTATCTGCCTGGGTTGTATATTGGGATTTAAGTTCTGATAAGGAAATTAAAGCTCTAAATAATAAATTGAAAAATGTTTCTTATTTTTCAGCTAATTTTGATTTAAATAGTAAACTAGTGATGCCAAAAGAATTGATTAACTATTATAGTGAAACAAAGAGTTTTAATTATAATAAATATATAACTATTGTCAATGATAAGGCAAAAGGTGATGGAAGCTATTCATTAAAAGATATAAGCTTGTTGAAAAATTTATTAGGTAATGAAACCTCAAGAAGTAGACATATTGAAGATATTGTGAACTTGGCAGTTAAGTATGGTTTTAATGGTATAGAAATTGATTATGAACAAATAAAAAATGATATGGGACTTTGGAATAACTATATATTATTTATAAATGAACTATACCAAAAGGCTGAAAGCAAAGGCCTAAAGCTGAGAGTTGTGCTTGAAACTAATACACCTTTTGATAAATTAAATTTTACTAAAGGTCCAACTTATGTACTTATGTGTTACAATCTGCATGGTAGTTTTAGTAAACCAGGTGGAAAAGCAGATGATAAATTTATTAGAAGTTCAATAGAAAAAATGAGGAAAGTTCCAGGAAAGAAGGATTTTGCTATTGCTACAGGAGGATTTAATTGGTCATCTAATGGAAAAACTACTTCTGTTACAGAAGAACAAGCTAATGATATATTGAAGAAGTATAAGGCTAAAGTACAACGTGATAATGATAGTAAATGTTTATATTTTAGCTATATTGATGAGAATAATTTAAAGCATGAGATATGGTATGCAGATAAAATGACTTTGAATTCATGGATGAAAGTTATAAGTGAAAAAGGGTATGATGTAAGCATTTGGAGATTAGGTGGAAACTTATTTTGA
- a CDS encoding glycoside hydrolase, whose product MKGKQFSPERKDRIKKIRSIFQGIILFALLICIVKALFVKSTYKPYSSNIVSQNRKSGFISISYFGVDRAGNNTLISTDALENQLKALKENGYVTITQNDILNYYKKGKALPEKSLFLLFEDGRTDTAIFSQKILEKYNYKATMLTYVDKFAKNDSKFLMPKDLLKLKNSSYWELGTNGYRLEFINVFDRNSNYLGSLDSVQFSKEASKINRKYNHYLMDYIRDENGIPLESYDEMKQRIDNDYKSLYNVYNKDIGYVPTLYALMHSNTGKFGTNDKVSEINGKWIEKIFSMNFNREGYSLNLPDSSIYDLTRVQPQAYWSTNHLLMRIWDDTKKDVKFVVGNREKANKFEKTNGQAEFIDDKIVLTSNPKGKGLIKLKNSQNYKDIKVSTMLNGNIIGSQSIYLRSNDDGTSNICVQLINDTINIIENSNGNKNMLYSSTLNNNNREIDIKESGSKKMDITLVDKKLTLSIDGKRIVEDLKVNKVKEGSILLESAWGDYGYSQRNIADDVYDAVFKSFKVTNIDGKVLYDSSSRGMENVIYNTKNYFNEVVNWFIKNL is encoded by the coding sequence TTGAAAGGTAAACAATTCTCTCCAGAAAGAAAAGATAGAATTAAGAAAATAAGAAGTATATTTCAAGGTATAATTCTATTTGCATTGTTAATATGTATTGTAAAGGCTCTGTTTGTAAAATCCACATATAAACCTTATAGTTCAAATATTGTTTCTCAAAATAGAAAAAGTGGTTTTATTTCAATATCTTATTTTGGTGTGGATAGAGCTGGAAATAATACACTAATAAGCACTGATGCTTTAGAAAATCAGTTAAAAGCATTAAAAGAAAATGGATATGTAACCATAACTCAAAATGATATATTGAATTATTATAAAAAAGGAAAGGCATTGCCAGAAAAATCTTTATTTCTCTTGTTTGAAGATGGAAGGACAGATACAGCAATATTTTCCCAAAAAATTTTAGAGAAATATAATTATAAAGCTACAATGCTGACTTATGTAGATAAATTTGCAAAAAATGATTCCAAATTTTTAATGCCTAAAGATTTGTTGAAATTGAAAAATAGTTCTTATTGGGAATTAGGCACTAATGGATATAGATTAGAATTTATAAATGTTTTTGATAGAAATTCAAATTACTTAGGAAGTTTAGATTCAGTTCAATTTTCAAAGGAGGCATCTAAAATCAATAGAAAATATAATCATTATCTTATGGATTATATTAGAGATGAAAATGGAATACCTTTGGAAAGTTATGATGAAATGAAACAGCGTATTGATAATGATTATAAAAGCTTATATAATGTGTACAATAAAGATATAGGGTATGTACCAACTTTATATGCATTAATGCATTCTAATACAGGAAAATTTGGAACTAATGATAAAGTAAGTGAAATAAATGGTAAATGGATTGAAAAAATCTTTAGTATGAATTTTAATAGAGAAGGATACTCGTTAAATTTACCAGATAGTTCTATTTATGATTTAACAAGAGTTCAACCACAGGCTTATTGGAGTACTAATCATTTATTAATGAGAATTTGGGATGATACTAAAAAAGATGTTAAATTTGTAGTAGGGAACAGAGAAAAGGCTAATAAGTTTGAGAAGACAAATGGACAAGCAGAGTTTATAGACGATAAGATTGTATTGACATCCAATCCAAAGGGAAAAGGACTCATTAAGCTTAAAAATAGCCAAAATTATAAAGATATTAAAGTATCAACAATGCTTAATGGGAACATAATAGGTTCTCAGTCTATATATTTAAGATCCAATGATGATGGAACCAGTAATATATGTGTTCAGCTTATTAATGATACCATTAATATTATTGAAAATTCAAATGGAAACAAAAATATGTTGTATTCATCAACTTTAAATAATAACAATAGAGAAATTGATATAAAGGAATCTGGAAGTAAAAAAATGGATATAACATTAGTTGACAAAAAATTAACTTTAAGCATTGATGGGAAGAGGATAGTAGAAGATTTAAAGGTGAATAAGGTAAAGGAAGGTAGTATTCTTCTTGAGTCTGCATGGGGAGATTATGGATATAGTCAAAGAAATATTGCAGATGATGTATATGATGCAGTATTTAAAAGTTTTAAAGTAACTAATATAGATGGCAAGGTTTTATATGATTCATCATCAAGGGGAATGGAAAATGTAATTTATAATACTAAAAACTATTTTAATGAAGTCGTAAATTGGTTTATTAAGAATTTATAG
- a CDS encoding glycosyltransferase family 2 protein, with amino-acid sequence MLTQKKLIKNENEEVDILLNPRKDRRLLANIPDKEAIRTTVDRRGKKVIEDYSDDPNVSIKSKKAGIRYIMKTDVKVRCEKNKSISSFKIKSIDVSTTGILLELNDKEQLNIISEADNIKLRFKVLPGSMPEGYEMNVNIHGKKVRDSITANGKIVCGIEFLENLAQYSDRKKDRYVLVSSSLLLLFISIFIILMRAESIVYFEFNKWIYLYSIIAAVFLLSRYLFGILYKPISMDIDYTPGVTIIIPCFNEEEWIENTILSCINQDYPIDKLEVIVVDDCSNDKSVKKIKNTLNKLKNEAGRFDTKNRVKYFVQEKNMGKRDALCRGVLNAKHDLVVFVDSDSFLDPFAIRNLVQPFKDPKMGGVSGRTDVANTFTNTLTKMQSVRYYIAFRIMKAAEAYFDAVTCLSGPLSCYRKQIVIDNMDNWLDQRFLGQKATFGDDRAMTNFVLNGYRTSYQDTAICSTIVPNRYKVFLKQQMRWKRSWLRESIIAGKFMWKKEPFMSAFFYMGVFVPIAAPVIVIYNLIYVPITHKIFPTTFLVGLLMMSLMMSFAQMFFRKSTTWIFGMIFCIYYEAVLLWQMPIAWVTFWKSTWGTRMTPSDIEAERKKKKSFNILRKKGENAVER; translated from the coding sequence ATGCTTACACAAAAGAAATTAATAAAAAATGAAAATGAAGAAGTTGATATCCTTTTAAATCCTCGTAAGGATAGAAGATTATTAGCAAATATTCCAGATAAGGAAGCTATAAGAACTACAGTTGACAGAAGAGGAAAAAAGGTAATAGAAGATTATAGTGATGACCCTAATGTATCTATAAAAAGTAAAAAAGCTGGAATAAGATATATAATGAAAACTGATGTCAAAGTAAGATGTGAGAAAAATAAGTCAATCAGTAGTTTCAAAATTAAATCCATAGATGTTTCAACTACAGGAATTTTGTTAGAATTAAATGACAAAGAGCAATTAAATATAATCAGTGAAGCTGACAATATTAAATTAAGATTCAAAGTACTGCCAGGTTCCATGCCAGAAGGGTATGAAATGAATGTTAACATTCATGGTAAAAAGGTTAGAGATTCTATTACTGCAAATGGAAAGATAGTATGTGGTATAGAATTTTTAGAAAATTTAGCTCAGTATTCTGATAGAAAAAAGGACAGGTATGTATTAGTTTCTTCCAGTTTATTATTATTGTTTATAAGCATATTTATCATATTGATGAGGGCAGAAAGTATCGTTTATTTTGAATTTAATAAGTGGATATATCTATATAGTATTATTGCAGCTGTATTTTTATTAAGTAGATATTTATTTGGAATTTTGTACAAACCTATATCTATGGATATTGACTATACTCCAGGTGTAACCATTATTATTCCTTGCTTTAATGAAGAAGAGTGGATAGAAAATACGATTTTAAGCTGTATTAATCAAGATTATCCTATTGATAAGCTTGAAGTTATAGTTGTAGATGATTGTTCCAATGATAAATCTGTGAAAAAGATAAAGAATACTTTGAATAAATTAAAAAACGAAGCAGGAAGATTTGATACTAAAAATAGGGTGAAGTATTTTGTTCAAGAAAAGAATATGGGAAAAAGAGATGCTCTTTGTAGAGGAGTTTTAAATGCAAAGCATGATTTAGTTGTATTTGTTGATTCAGATAGCTTTTTAGATCCCTTTGCAATAAGAAATCTAGTTCAGCCATTTAAAGATCCTAAAATGGGTGGAGTATCAGGAAGGACAGATGTTGCAAATACTTTTACAAATACTTTGACTAAAATGCAGTCCGTTAGATACTACATTGCTTTTAGAATTATGAAAGCAGCAGAGGCTTATTTTGATGCAGTTACATGTTTATCAGGACCACTTTCGTGCTATAGAAAACAAATAGTTATAGATAATATGGATAATTGGTTAGATCAAAGATTTTTAGGTCAAAAAGCAACCTTTGGAGATGATAGAGCTATGACTAACTTTGTATTAAATGGATATAGGACTAGTTATCAAGATACAGCAATTTGTTCCACTATTGTGCCTAACAGATATAAGGTCTTTCTTAAACAGCAAATGAGATGGAAAAGATCCTGGCTGAGAGAGTCAATTATTGCAGGAAAGTTTATGTGGAAAAAAGAGCCATTTATGTCTGCTTTCTTTTATATGGGGGTATTTGTTCCTATTGCCGCACCTGTAATAGTTATTTACAATTTAATATATGTACCTATTACGCATAAAATATTCCCTACCACATTTCTTGTGGGGCTTTTGATGATGTCGCTTATGATGAGCTTTGCTCAAATGTTCTTTAGAAAAAGTACTACATGGATTTTTGGAATGATATTTTGTATTTATTATGAAGCTGTGCTGCTTTGGCAAATGCCTATAGCTTGGGTAACTTTCTGGAAATCTACCTGGGGAACGAGAATGACTCCAAGTGATATAGAAGCTGAAAGAAAAAAGAAAAAATCATTTAATATTTTAAGAAAAAAGGGGGAGAATGCAGTTGAAAGGTAA